In Mixophyes fleayi isolate aMixFle1 chromosome 4, aMixFle1.hap1, whole genome shotgun sequence, the following proteins share a genomic window:
- the PRDX2 gene encoding peroxiredoxin-2, with protein sequence MAAGNAHIGKPAPEFQATAVVNGEFKEIKLADYRGKYVVLFFYPLDFTFVCPTEIIAFSEHADEFRKIGCEVIGASVDSHFSHLAWTNLPRKEGGLGAMNIPLLSDLKHTISRDYGVLKEDDGVAFRGLFIIDHKGILRQITINDLPVGRSVDEVLRLVQAFQFTDKHGEVCPAGWKPGSSTIKPNVKESKEFFAKQN encoded by the exons ATGGCTGCAGGGAATGCTCACATTGGGAAGCCGGCTCCAGAGTTCCAGGCTACCGCTGTGGTGAATGGGGAGTTCAAGGAAATTAAACTGGCAGATTATCGGG GCAAGTACGTTGTGCTGTTTTTCTACCCCCTGGACTTCACCTTTGTGTGCCCCACGGAGATCATTGCGTTCAGCGAGCACGCCGATGAGTTCCGGAAGATTGGCTGCGAGGTCATCGGAGCCTCTGTGGACTCGCACTTCTCCCACCTCGCATG GACTAATCTTCCTCGCAAAGAAGGGGGTTTGGGAGCCATGAACATTCCTCTGTTGTCAGACCTGAAACACACCATTTCCAGGGACTACGGCGTTCTGAAAGAGGATGACGGTGTTGCGTTTAG GGGTCTGTTTATCATTGACCACAAAGGGATCCTCCGTCAAATTACCATCAATGACCTGCCGGTTGGCCGCTCGGTGGATGAGGTCCTACGTCTGGTGCAGGCGTTCCAGTTCACGGACAAACATGGAGAGG TGTGTCCTGCAGGCTGGAAGCCAGGGAGCAGCACCATCAAACCCAACGTCAAGGAGAGCAAAGAGTTCTTTGCAAAACAGAACTGA